Genomic window (Bosea vaviloviae):
TCGAATTGTTGCCGTGCATCGTCCAGAACAGATAATAGTCGGGATAGTCGAGCCAGCCGGCGAAGCGGTTGAGGACCATCGGGTTGGTCTTCTTCTGGATTTCGCCGCGGAAATTCGCGCCGGGCACCTTCGAGATCTCGACATTGATGCCGATGGTTGCGAGCGCCTCCTTGATCAGCACCGACATCGGTTCGGCAACCGTCGCATTACCGGCATCGAACAGCAGCGTCGTCGAGAAGCCGCCGCCGGCCGCATCGACCAGCGCCTTCGCCTTGGCGGCGTCGGTCTTGTAGGGGAAGGCTTGCGGCCAGGCGACCTTGGGCGTCTCCGGCCCGCCGGACATGTCGACGCCGCGGCCGAACAATGAGGCCTGCAGCATCTTTTCATAGGGCATCACCCAGGCGACCGCCTGGCGCAGGCGGACATCCTTGAACGGCCCGACCTGCGTGTTGAGATAGCAGCCCCAGACGCCGTTGGGGATCGGCACGCCGACGACATTGACCTTGCCGGCGTCAGCCAGGTCTTTGAAGTCTTTTGGCGGCAGACCGTAGGAGATGTCGGCGTCGCCGCGCTCGATCAGCGCCCGGCGGGTCGAGGGCGAGGCGATGTCGCGCGCGATGATGCGGCGCAGGCTCGGCAGCTTGCCGCAGGTCCAGGCGTCATTGCGGACATAGATGGTCTCGACGCCGGGCTTCCAGCTCTCGACCTTGTAGGCACCGGAACCGGCGATGTTGTTCTTGAGATAGTCCTTGGCCCAGGGGTCGTCGCCGCCATTCTTGATGGCAAGCTCGGAGTCGAACACGAAGGGGATGGTGACGGCCAGGTTCGGCAGCGTCATCTTGTCCTTGCGGATGAAATCGATGCGCAGCGTCTTGTCGTCGACCACGACGAACTGCTCGGGCTTCTCCAGCGAGCCGGCATTCATCTGCGTCGTGGCGAAACCGCCGATCGAGACCGCGCGGTCGAGCGACCATTTGACGTCCTTGGCCGTGACCTTGCGTCCGGAATGGAAGGTGGCGTCGCGCAGCTTGAAGGTGCAGCTCATGCCGTCCGGGGCAAGCTGCCAGCTTTCCGCCAGCTCGCCCTCGAGCTCGCCCATCGCGATCGTATTGCCACCGCCGCCCGGAATCGGAACCGGCTTGAAGCGCAGCAGCCGATCATAGCAGTTCAGCGCCACACCATTGACCGGCTGCGACGAGCCGATGCCCTGCATGTCCAGGCTGTTGGGACCGTATTCCTGCACCAGCAGCAGCGTCTCGCTGCGGCTCGGCGCCTGGGCCTGCGCAGCGCCGCCGCGGGCGGCGAAGGGTAGGCTGAGGCCGGCAGCGATGGCGGTGCGGCGTGTGATTGTCATGGAACGATCCCTCGATGCGCGGACAGGCTGGCATGCGCCAGCAGCCTTGGAACGGCGCCGGCAGCGGAAAGATGCGCCTCTCATGCACAGAGCGTGCCGCCCCAAATCGCGAGCGCAAGCGCGGCGCCGGCGGCCAAATCCGACCTCGCACGCGCGCGGCAGAAGCCAATTTTTCCCGTGATTGCTGCCCATTCGCGCCAGAAGCGGCGTCTCAGCTCTCTATCGACGGCGCTTGCCGAGTGAAGCGCATCAATGCACGCTGCGGCAGGCGCTTGGCCAGATTACATGCATCTTGTATGCACGATGGCGGTTAT
Coding sequences:
- a CDS encoding ABC transporter substrate-binding protein gives rise to the protein MTITRRTAIAAGLSLPFAARGGAAQAQAPSRSETLLLVQEYGPNSLDMQGIGSSQPVNGVALNCYDRLLRFKPVPIPGGGGNTIAMGELEGELAESWQLAPDGMSCTFKLRDATFHSGRKVTAKDVKWSLDRAVSIGGFATTQMNAGSLEKPEQFVVVDDKTLRIDFIRKDKMTLPNLAVTIPFVFDSELAIKNGGDDPWAKDYLKNNIAGSGAYKVESWKPGVETIYVRNDAWTCGKLPSLRRIIARDIASPSTRRALIERGDADISYGLPPKDFKDLADAGKVNVVGVPIPNGVWGCYLNTQVGPFKDVRLRQAVAWVMPYEKMLQASLFGRGVDMSGGPETPKVAWPQAFPYKTDAAKAKALVDAAGGGFSTTLLFDAGNATVAEPMSVLIKEALATIGINVEISKVPGANFRGEIQKKTNPMVLNRFAGWLDYPDYYLFWTMHGNNSIFNIAAYQNPALDKLVDEARFTADKAVYDKSVVEFIKLVNVEVPMVPIAQPTHDVAMQKSIGGYQFQPCREPDFRYLTKG